In one Rutidosis leptorrhynchoides isolate AG116_Rl617_1_P2 chromosome 8, CSIRO_AGI_Rlap_v1, whole genome shotgun sequence genomic region, the following are encoded:
- the LOC139861530 gene encoding protein REVEILLE 5-like isoform X2 has product MVSLNPNPPEGFYSDSSATAIPNIGSFPATTAVVVPPSVNSPSADDASKKIRKPYTISKSRESWTDPEHDKFLEALQLFDRDWKKIEAFIGSKTVIQIRSHAQKYFLKVQKSGANEHLPPPRPKRKAAHPYPQKAPKNAPAASQVTVSFQTSPAVGESGFTRGTNPSLGTASVSGAVVGSRTHKSTDFGSLSQMAKDDGVSGGLPTANNTCSSNESSLKMQQPTEIHEQMTDSLHLRVLPDFAQVYGFIGGVFDPYTSDHLQKLRKMDPIDIETVLLLMRNLSINLISPDFEDHRRLLSTYEVESDKENSDDVIDALLDCQPEQVAYLGT; this is encoded by the exons ATGGTATCGCTGAATCCAAATCCACCTGAAGGTTTCTACTCCGATTCATCTGCCACGGCTATACCTAACATCGGTTCCTTCCCCGCCACTACCGCCGTCGTTGTTCCGCCATCCGTGAACTCACCATCTGCCGATGACGCTTCCAAAAAGATCAGAAAACCCTACACCATTTCCAAATCAAGAGAGAGCTGGACCGACCCGGAACATGACAAGTTTCTTGAAGCACTCCAGCT ATTTGATCGTGATTGGAAGAAAATTGAAGCTTTTATAGGTTCAAAGACTGTCATCCAG ATTCGAAGTCATGCTCAGAAGTACTTTCTGAAGGTCCAAAAAAGTGGTGCTAATGAACATCTTCCTCCTCCCCGTCCTAAAAGGAAAGCGGCTCATCCGTATCCACAAAAGGCTCCAAAAAATG CTCCAGCGGCTTCACAAGTTACTGTATCTTTTCAAACCTCACCTGCTGTTGGCGAATCTGGATTTACACGAGGGACAAACCCTTCTCTGGGTACAGCTTCTGTATCTGGTGCGGTTGTCGGTTCTCGAACGCATAAATCCACAGATTTTGGTAGTTTATCCCAAATGGCTAAAG ATGACGGGGTATCAGGTGGCTTACCAACAGCTAATAACACTTGCAGCAGTAATGAAAGTTCTCTCAAAATGCAACAACCTACTGAAATACATGAACAAATGACAGATAGTCTTCATCTGAGAG TTTTGCCAGACTTTGCTCAAGTATATGGCTTTATTGGTGGCGTCTTTGATCCGTATACCAGTGATCATTTGCAGAAACTACGGAAGATGGACCCTATTGACATCGAAACA GTACTGCTGCTGATGAGAAACCTTTCCATCAACTTGATAAGTCCTGATTTTGAGGATCAT AGACGTTTATTGTCTACCTACGAGGTTGAATCAGATAAAGAAAATTCAGATGATGTGATAGATGCTCTTCTCGATTGTCAACCTGAACAAGTTGCTTATCTTGG GACATAA
- the LOC139861530 gene encoding protein REVEILLE 5-like isoform X1, translated as MVSLNPNPPEGFYSDSSATAIPNIGSFPATTAVVVPPSVNSPSADDASKKIRKPYTISKSRESWTDPEHDKFLEALQLFDRDWKKIEAFIGSKTVIQIRSHAQKYFLKVQKSGANEHLPPPRPKRKAAHPYPQKAPKNAPAASQVTVSFQTSPAVGESGFTRGTNPSLGTASVSGAVVGSRTHKSTDFGSLSQMAKDDGVSGGLPTANNTCSSNESSLKMQQPTEIHEQMTDSLHLRVLPDFAQVYGFIGGVFDPYTSDHLQKLRKMDPIDIETVLLLMRNLSINLISPDFEDHRRLLSTYEVESDKENSDDVIDALLDCQPEQVAYLGQDINVASSEPEAMPFKLTLLSNEHPLATC; from the exons ATGGTATCGCTGAATCCAAATCCACCTGAAGGTTTCTACTCCGATTCATCTGCCACGGCTATACCTAACATCGGTTCCTTCCCCGCCACTACCGCCGTCGTTGTTCCGCCATCCGTGAACTCACCATCTGCCGATGACGCTTCCAAAAAGATCAGAAAACCCTACACCATTTCCAAATCAAGAGAGAGCTGGACCGACCCGGAACATGACAAGTTTCTTGAAGCACTCCAGCT ATTTGATCGTGATTGGAAGAAAATTGAAGCTTTTATAGGTTCAAAGACTGTCATCCAG ATTCGAAGTCATGCTCAGAAGTACTTTCTGAAGGTCCAAAAAAGTGGTGCTAATGAACATCTTCCTCCTCCCCGTCCTAAAAGGAAAGCGGCTCATCCGTATCCACAAAAGGCTCCAAAAAATG CTCCAGCGGCTTCACAAGTTACTGTATCTTTTCAAACCTCACCTGCTGTTGGCGAATCTGGATTTACACGAGGGACAAACCCTTCTCTGGGTACAGCTTCTGTATCTGGTGCGGTTGTCGGTTCTCGAACGCATAAATCCACAGATTTTGGTAGTTTATCCCAAATGGCTAAAG ATGACGGGGTATCAGGTGGCTTACCAACAGCTAATAACACTTGCAGCAGTAATGAAAGTTCTCTCAAAATGCAACAACCTACTGAAATACATGAACAAATGACAGATAGTCTTCATCTGAGAG TTTTGCCAGACTTTGCTCAAGTATATGGCTTTATTGGTGGCGTCTTTGATCCGTATACCAGTGATCATTTGCAGAAACTACGGAAGATGGACCCTATTGACATCGAAACA GTACTGCTGCTGATGAGAAACCTTTCCATCAACTTGATAAGTCCTGATTTTGAGGATCAT AGACGTTTATTGTCTACCTACGAGGTTGAATCAGATAAAGAAAATTCAGATGATGTGATAGATGCTCTTCTCGATTGTCAACCTGAACAAGTTGCTTATCTTGGGCAA GACATAAATGTAGCAAGTAGTGAGCCTGAAGCTATGCCGTTTAAACTGACTTTGTTATCTAACGAACACCCCCTGGCTACTTGCTAG